The sequence GTGCCTCCGGGCTGCTGAAGTCGAGCGCCGTCATGGCGGCGGGCACGATGGTCTCCCGCCTCACGGGCTTCATCCGCTCGGCGATGATCGTCTCGGCGCTGGGCGTCGGCCTGCTCGGCGACACCTTCCAGGTCACCTACCAGCTGCCGACGATGATCTACATCCTGACGGTCGGCGGCGGCCTCAACTCCGTCTTCGTGCCGCAGCTCGTCCGGGCCATGAAGGAGGACGAGGACGGCGGCGAGGCCTACGCCAATCGGTTGCTGACCCTTGTCATGGTGGCGCTGGGTCTGCTCACCGCACTGGCGATCGTCGGCGCGCCGTACCTGGTCCGGCTGCTCTCCCCGTCAGTGGCGAGCGATCCGGCCGCCAACCACGTCGGCATCACCTTCGTGCACTATTTCGTCCCCTCGATCTTCTTCATGGGCATCCACGTGGTGATGGGACAGGTCCTCAACGCGCGCGGCAAGTTCGGCGCGATGATGTGGACCCCCGTCCTGAACAACATCGTCATCATCGTGACGCTCGGCACGTTCATCTGGGTGTACGGCACCGCGGCCCACTCCGGGATGACCGTGACGACCATCCCGCCCGAGGGCCAGCGCCTCCTCGGCATCGGCATCCTGCTCGGTCTCGTCGTCCAGGCGCTCGCGATGATCCCGTACCTGCGCGAGACCGGATTCCGTCTGCGGCTGCGCTTCGACTGGCGCGGACACGGCCTGGGCAAGGCCGTGACCCTCGCCAAGTGGACGATCCTCTTCGTACTCGCCAACCAGGCCGGCGCGATCGTCGTCACGCAGTTGTCCACCGCGGCGGGCAAGCACTCGCCGGTCGACGGCACCGGCTTCGCCGCCTACGCCAATGCCCAGCTGATCTGGGGTCTGCCGCAGGCGATCATCACCGTCTCCCTGATGGCCGCACTGCTGCCGCGGATCTCCCGCTCGGCCGCCGAGGGCGACGGCGGCGCCGTACGCGACGACATCTCCCAGGGCCTGAGGACGACCGCCGTGGCCATCGTCCCCGTCGCCTTCGGCTTCCTCTCGCTCGGCATCCCGATGTGCACGCTGATGTTCGGCTCCTCCGGCACCAGCGAGGCCACCAACATGGGCTACATGCTGATGGCCTTCGGCCTCGGCCTGATCCCGTACTCCGTGCAGTACGTCGTTCTGCGCGCCTTCTACGCCTACGAAGACACCCGCACCCCCTTCTACAACACGGTCATCGTGGCCGCGGTCAACGCGAGCGCCTCGGCG is a genomic window of Streptomyces griseochromogenes containing:
- the murJ gene encoding murein biosynthesis integral membrane protein MurJ, whose amino-acid sequence is MNAPYDGERGQGAADSGYPEPPPGPGQVPPQHPADTYLQDAYDQDPYRAHDLTAQDPVAEALYDRAAHPPPPPGAYEQQQPLYAPPTQSPYAPDPHVWAQTPAPEPDGANQYLPYGDDPRTTQFVGVDDLVTHSGEEYHKPDAFAHLFRDQQQSGGPGPMDRTVPGPATAPDPAGAYPAPPHAQSPQHTNQYAGTPYQAGPPAAAHPAQSPVPAPAAAGEPAHPAAAAESAEPAAPAAKKGGRASGLLKSSAVMAAGTMVSRLTGFIRSAMIVSALGVGLLGDTFQVTYQLPTMIYILTVGGGLNSVFVPQLVRAMKEDEDGGEAYANRLLTLVMVALGLLTALAIVGAPYLVRLLSPSVASDPAANHVGITFVHYFVPSIFFMGIHVVMGQVLNARGKFGAMMWTPVLNNIVIIVTLGTFIWVYGTAAHSGMTVTTIPPEGQRLLGIGILLGLVVQALAMIPYLRETGFRLRLRFDWRGHGLGKAVTLAKWTILFVLANQAGAIVVTQLSTAAGKHSPVDGTGFAAYANAQLIWGLPQAIITVSLMAALLPRISRSAAEGDGGAVRDDISQGLRTTAVAIVPVAFGFLSLGIPMCTLMFGSSGTSEATNMGYMLMAFGLGLIPYSVQYVVLRAFYAYEDTRTPFYNTVIVAAVNASASAACYFLLPARWAVVGMAAAYGLAYAIGVGVAWNRLRKRLGGDLDGTRVLRTYARLGIASVPAALLSGAACYGIGHTLGQGVIGSFAALIAGTAVLLGIFFVAARRMRIEELNSLVGMVRGRLGR